The following are encoded together in the Oceanobacillus zhaokaii genome:
- a CDS encoding DUF3006 domain-containing protein, with the protein MKKIKGIIDRFEGNIAVVEIDGMTKDYNKALFPKEASVGDVIEIEGKKVTVLKKESEKLRKEIEDLMNDVWED; encoded by the coding sequence ATGAAAAAAATAAAAGGTATTATTGACCGTTTCGAAGGAAATATCGCTGTTGTCGAAATAGATGGGATGACAAAAGATTACAATAAAGCTTTATTTCCAAAAGAAGCTTCAGTTGGTGATGTTATTGAGATTGAAGGTAAAAAAGTAACTGTCTTGAAAAAAGAATCTGAAAAATTAAGAAAAGAAATTGAAGATTTAATGAATGATGTTTGGGAAGATTAA